Proteins encoded in a region of the Neodiprion lecontei isolate iyNeoLeco1 chromosome 5, iyNeoLeco1.1, whole genome shotgun sequence genome:
- the LOC107217261 gene encoding uncharacterized protein LOC107217261 isoform X2 — protein MPDNGAVYQPTTVGYSYDTGVDGFLGVGSVTRHKLGLRKWLEWVSLSTAVPLISAGLIFLIVALVSSESTGPQIEAKQIQITKPIEVQPMPVASDTNSTKKCSRPINRNRYSGDDSNGRTMTIGATLLAFGFLLGLVWGWLRFYKKRESPRNEPSGGGGQYGPVLTEVPSHPKIKQITNHQNTASALSDQEEETRTLMQEPPSFSPNSNNTSENQHPE, from the exons ATGCCCGACAACGGGGCTGTTTACCAGCCAACCACCGTTGGCTACTCCTACGACACCGGGGTCGATGGCTTTTTGGGTGTCGGTTCGGTCACCAGGCATAAGCTCGGCCTCAGAAAATGGCTCGAATGGGTCAGCCTCTCCACCGCAGTCCCTCTAATATCGGCGGGCCTCATTTTCCTCATCGTCGCCCTGGTGTCCAGCGAATCAACCGGTCCTCAAATTGAG GCCAAACAGATTCAGATTACCAAACCTATCGAAGTTCAGCCGATGCCGGTTGCTTCCGATACCAACAGCACTAAGAAATGCTCACGACCGATTAATCGGAATCGATATAGCGGTGATGATTCGAATGGAAGAACAATGACCATTGGCGCGACATTGTTGGCATTTGGTTTTCTTCTTGGCCTGGTTTGGGGATGGCTCCGGTTTTACAAGAAGAGAGAATCGCCCAGGAATGAGCCATCTGGGGGTGGAGGACAA TACGGGCCGGTACTCACCGAGGTCCCAAGTCACCCGAAAATAAAGCAGATCACCAATCACCAGAATACTGCTTCTGCGCTCTCTGACCAGGAAGAGGAGACTAGGACCCTAATGCAAGAACCTCCGTCTTTCAGCCCTAACTCCAACAACACCAGCGAAAATCAGCATCCAGAATGA
- the LOC107217261 gene encoding uncharacterized protein LOC107217261 isoform X1 — MPDNGAVYQPTTVGYSYDTGVDGFLGVGSVTRHKLGLRKWLEWVSLSTAVPLISAGLIFLIVALVSSESTGPQIEAKQIQITKPIEVQPMPVASDTNSTKKCSRPINRNRYSGDDSNGRTMTIGATLLAFGFLLGLVWGWLRFYKKRESPRNEPSGGGGQMLGGLNPSTDLLVGSPSQYGPVLTEVPSHPKIKQITNHQNTASALSDQEEETRTLMQEPPSFSPNSNNTSENQHPE; from the exons ATGCCCGACAACGGGGCTGTTTACCAGCCAACCACCGTTGGCTACTCCTACGACACCGGGGTCGATGGCTTTTTGGGTGTCGGTTCGGTCACCAGGCATAAGCTCGGCCTCAGAAAATGGCTCGAATGGGTCAGCCTCTCCACCGCAGTCCCTCTAATATCGGCGGGCCTCATTTTCCTCATCGTCGCCCTGGTGTCCAGCGAATCAACCGGTCCTCAAATTGAG GCCAAACAGATTCAGATTACCAAACCTATCGAAGTTCAGCCGATGCCGGTTGCTTCCGATACCAACAGCACTAAGAAATGCTCACGACCGATTAATCGGAATCGATATAGCGGTGATGATTCGAATGGAAGAACAATGACCATTGGCGCGACATTGTTGGCATTTGGTTTTCTTCTTGGCCTGGTTTGGGGATGGCTCCGGTTTTACAAGAAGAGAGAATCGCCCAGGAATGAGCCATCTGGGGGTGGAGGACAA ATGTTGGGCGGTTTGAACCCGTCAACTGACTTGCTGGTGGGTTCCCCTTCGCAGTACGGGCCGGTACTCACCGAGGTCCCAAGTCACCCGAAAATAAAGCAGATCACCAATCACCAGAATACTGCTTCTGCGCTCTCTGACCAGGAAGAGGAGACTAGGACCCTAATGCAAGAACCTCCGTCTTTCAGCCCTAACTCCAACAACACCAGCGAAAATCAGCATCCAGAATGA